The nucleotide window CAACCCTTTCAGCTTCTTGAAGCAGTTTTTTGATATCTTCAGCTTCCAATTCAGTGTGCATGGCAGCTTGAGCCATGGATAACTGTCCACCTTGCTCTTTCGCAGCCTTGAGCAATTTTTGCATGGGACTCTTACGAGGAGTCTCTCCAGACTTTAATCCTCCTAAACCTTTTGGTTGGGGAATATCTCCAATATTTAGTGTGACTAAATGATTAATATCAGATGCTGCTTTTCCCTGAAGATAAAAGTTGCGCTTTTCAACCATGCCAGGGATGAGAATCAAGTCAATCAATTGACCGAAACCGAAAAGACCAAAGGTAAAAAGATAAATTAACCCCATCCCGGTGTTCCCGGTATAAAACCGCTGCCCGCCACAGATACCAAAGAGACATAGACACCAAGTAATGTAAGCGTTGCTCGAATTTACTTGCTGCATAGGTATTTCCCACTCTCAAGCAATTTACTCTTACCTAAGCGTACTCACGATCTGGAAGAAGCAACGAATTCTTCATCTTTTCTCAATCACCTGTGGTTGACCTAATTTTTTAGCGATCGCTATTTCGGCAAATTACGATCTTTTGGCTGATTGATGCAACCTGGCTTTTGAGTGTACTGACAGACCTTTGTCCAGAGCGTGTCTCTATTTCCAGGTGAGCCGCTCGAAAACAAGACGCGATCGCCCCCAATCATGGCGACAATTTTTACTCCACAAACCGAACAAACTTTAGGCTCAGTTTTAGACATTGCAGCTGCTTCCCACTTCTCAATTGCGTTACTCATTATTTTTCCATGCCGAGTGCCACGTTGAGTAACATGCGCTAGTTCAATTGTTACGGAGTAACGGGCAGTTTAGGACAGGATTCAGCAGTGACCTTTAAGTATTGAACACATTCTTGAGGGGTTAATTGCCGAAAACTACGATCGCGCGCCAGCTTTAGCAACATATCCCAAGTTGCCGCCCACAGATAAATCTGTCCCTCTTCAGTCAATGTGGCTATATACTGCCCGTCGGGGCTGAAAAAGGCTTGCTGCATCTTCACTGGCTCTCCTGTCACCCCAGGATTTAACACTGCCAACTCAGTTCCAGTTTCAGTCTCCCATAGCCGAGCCGTACCATCTGCGCTAGCCGTCACAATCGATCGCCCATCGGGGCTAAAGTGTGCGTCCAATACAGCATTTTGGTGCCCCATCAAAAGAAACCGCTCTTCGCCTGTACGGGCATTCCAAACTTTGGCACCATCCCAACTCGCAGCCACAACTTGCTCACCGTCGGGGCTAAAGCGAGCGCTGTTAAGTTCACCCGTATGCTTTAGCTCTTTCTCCAATAACCCTGAGCTAACACGCCAAATTCGAGCCGTCCGGTCAAGGCTAGAAGTCACAATAAATTGCCCATCAGGGCTAAACTGAGCCTGCTGGATCGCTGCTGTATGTCCTTGGAACTCCTGAATAAATTGCCCAGACTGCGTATCCCAAACCCGTACTGTCAAATCATCTGCAATTCCTAGTAACTGCTGCCCATCAGTACTAAAAGCCAACTGTCGCACAGCCGCCGCTTTAGTGCCCTGATCTGGAGTCGTCTTGGGTTTTTCAGACTGAATCGGCGATAATTCGTTGATAGGCTGGTCATCGTCCCGCCAGTTTGAAATTCGATGCGCTAACTTCATTGACTGATTAGGACGAACTTGATACAGTTCAACCCATCCCTCAGTGTTAGCCGTTGCTACCATTTGACCATCGGGGCTTAACACTGCCCCCGACAGAATTTTGTTTGTAACAGGAAGTTCTGATGATGCAACTCCTGAAGAAGAGGCAACTGTGCCGATCGCCAACTGAGAACTATTCTCTAAAGAATCAACAGGTCGGATAACAGGGGGGCTTAATAGCTGAGTATTGACATTGAGCCGTTGAGTTCGCTTTCGCAAAAAGCTCATTAACCATTGGAAAAAATTAGAGGAATCTTGAAGCTTGGTCTCTTCGCTTAATGCAGATGAGCCAATCTGAGGCGCAGGCTCTTCGAGATACCCGCGAGCGGTCGCATCCGTCAGAATTTGCCAGCGTTGCAGTTGACCATTAGAGGCGATCGAAATCATTTGGTTAATAGCGGCATTAGCAGGTTTTCTCACCGCTGCTTGAGCGGGCTGGTCAGATCCCCATAAGCTTAAGCTGGGATTTTCCAAGCTCTTATTGCCCATTCCTAGTTCAGCAGAAGCTTGCCCTATCCGTCCTTTAGCTCCACCCTGGAGAAACATTGCCCAATGAACAGGTGCATCAGTTAGCTTCAGGGTTGGCAGTTCTCCCCCGGTTTTAGCCGACCAAAATCGTACTATGCCGCCCGCTGCCGTTGCAACATAAGTTCCGTCTGGGCTGAACTGAAGTCTGTTAATAGTGCCTTTCTGCCCTGGCAATGTGGCGATCTCCTGACCCGTTTGCAGATCCCATAGTTGAGCTGCCTGAGGTTCAGCGGAACTTGTCGTCTGAGGTTCAACCGTTGCCATGATTCGGGCATCTGGGCTAAGGCTCAGTAGGTTATTTTCT belongs to Timaviella obliquedivisa GSE-PSE-MK23-08B and includes:
- a CDS encoding TM2 domain-containing protein, whose product is MQQVNSSNAYITWCLCLFGICGGQRFYTGNTGMGLIYLFTFGLFGFGQLIDLILIPGMVEKRNFYLQGKAASDINHLVTLNIGDIPQPKGLGGLKSGETPRKSPMQKLLKAAKEQGGQLSMAQAAMHTELEAEDIKKLLQEAERVGYAHIGNDPTTGAIRYFFDV